CAGTGGTGCGTCGACAACTTTCAATTTCCAGCTCGGCTACGCCATCTTTGATAATTTTATCATTTTTCTCGAGAACGGGGCGAGCGTTATGCCGGAATCGAAAGTTACTAAGGGCGTCGTAATTCAGTTGTGATTTTTTCATGCCGCATACCGTACGCTTTTCGCGTTAAAAAACTTTTTTACCCGGTCAGGTTTTCTTTTACACCGATTTAGGTGATTGCGAACATTACCCATCATTTTCTTCTGTGTACCAGGGCGCTTCCTGCCAACTGCATTTGCCTTAACATCATGATTCAAAAATTCATCTGGATTCAAATCTGGAGAATATCCTGGCAAGAAAAATACACGAATCAACTTTTTATTATCTTCAACCCATTTCATAACAACTTTGCTGCGATGAACTGGATGTGAATCTATTATTAAAAAGATTTTCGTTTTCTTGTTCCCGGCAACCAATCCCCTTAGAAATCTGATGAACATCCGACTCGTGAATTTCTTTTTGAAAATCATGAATGCAATATCGCCCCTGTTGGTAATCGCTGAAATCATATTGCATCCAAATCGTTTCCCTGTCCCGTTGATTACTGGAGTTTGCCCCTTTACGGCATACGATCGCCCAGCTTGGTAATCAGATCGTAATCCCATCTCATCACCCCAATAAATACGGGCTTTTTCACGTTTTGCAGCTTTCGCTATAGACGGATATATCTCAGTAAGCCATTTTTTAACTTCTTCACTGTTTTGCTCATAGGCTACTCGTTTTGGCTTTTGTGGTGTAAAACCCCATTGTTTAAGATAACGTTGAATCTGTCGTATACCGTAGTAAACATTATACTTTCGATGAATTAGATCACGTACTGCTTCAGCGGTCCAAAGATAAAATGGCAGTTTTAATTGGTCGGGATCTTTATCTCGTATCATCTTACATATTATTGCCACTTCTTTGTTATTAAGTTTTCCTCCTGGGCGACGGCCTCTTTTGCGTTTCTTGAGACCAGTTATTCCTTTGTTCTTGTAAGCGAAAAACCACTTTCTCAATGCTTCAGTGCTGACGCCGAGCAACTCGGCTATTTCTTTCCGCTTTTCGCCTCTTATAATCATCTTTACGGCTTTTTTCCGTAACAATTCCTGGGCATCTTGCGAAAATGTTCTTGCATCTTCATTTTTCATCAGGACATATTATTACAGTCTCATAATAACGCAACTATTATATGACGAGATTAGTAAATGGGCCAAAGCGGTTGACGAGGCGGAAAAGAAGAACGATGTTGCCGTCTCGACTTTTGGAATCGGTATTAGCTGGTACTGGATGCCGTACAATATCTACATCTCTCCGGTGCTTTCCCTCAGTGCGACGGAATACGATGGCGCTGCGCTCGAAGGTGACTCCGAGGCAGGCGGCGGTCTCACTCTCTCCATCGGCAAGGAGTGGTGGGTTTCCGACAACTGGGGGTTGGGTGCGGCGCTGTTTGTATTCGGCGGAAGCGATACGGTCAAAGTGAAGGGTGACAGCACTGCCTACGATGTAAAAAGCTCCGTAATTGGCATCATGCTCACCGCCACGTATAACTGATCCTTGCCGCGTGGGGCCCGGCCGCGGCCCCGCGCGTATTTAATCAAATCCTTCGTAAAAACCGGCATATCGAACAAATATCGTTGACATCCCAGTCGCGTATAGTGTTTTCATTCTATTCCCGCAACCGGCGGCAGGGGCGCCACGGGCGAACGCCGCACATCACCGCTTTACGGATGAACTGTATGATTAATAACGACGTTGAGCTTCTCATGCGCGGCACGGAGGAAATAATCCCGGAGGATGAGTTCCGCAGGAAATTGGAACGTTCGGAGAGGGAGCAGAAGCCCCTTATCGTGAAGACCGGCTTCGATCCCACGGCGCCCGATATCCACCTGGGGCACACGGTACTCCTTCGAAAGATGCGGCATTTCCAGCGGATGGGGCACACCGTGGTGTTTCTGATCGGCGATTTTACCGGCATGATCGGCGACCCGTCGGGAAAATCCGAGACGCGAAAACGCCTGACCCGCGAAGAAGTGCTCGCCAACGCCGAGACCTACAAGCGGCAGGTGTTTAAAATACTCGATCCCGCCGTTACCGTGGTCGATTTCAACTCGCGCTGGTGCCAGCCCATGGGCTTTGCCGACGTGCTGGATCTGACCTCGCGCTACAACGTCGCGCGCATGCTCGAGCGCGACGATTTCGCCAACCGCTACAAAGAGGGCAAGCCGATATCCATCCTCGAATTCATGTATCCGCTGGTGCAGGGATACGACTCGGTGGCGCTCAAGGCCGACATCGAGCTCGGCGGAACCGACCAGAAATTCAACCTTCTTGTCGGCCGCGATCTTCAGCGGGAATACGGCCAGGAACCGCAGGTGATCATGACGCTTCCCCTGCTGGTGGGCCTTGACGGCGCCCAGAAGATGTCCAAGTCGCTCGGCAATTACATCGGGATCAACGAATCGCCGCGGGAGATTTTCGGCAAGGCGATGTCCATCTCCGATGAGATCATGTTTCTCTATTACCGCCTTGTTACGGACGTCCCCTATGCCGACATCGACTCCATGGAGAAGGGGATGCGGGACGGTTCGGCCCATCCCCGCGATATAAAGGTGCGCCTGGCCAGGGAGATCTGCGCCCAGTTCCACGACGCCGGGACCGCGGAGAAGGCCGAGGCGGAGTTCAACAAGATATTCGTCCGCAAGGACCTTCCGGACGAAATCCCGGAATTCGCCGTTCCCGCGGAGGAAGCGGCAACGGGCTCGATCTGGATGGCGAAGCTCCTGGTGCTCGCCGGCCTTGCGGCGAGCAACGGCGAGGCCCGCCGCCTCATCAAGGGCGGCGGCGTGTATGTGGATAACCAAAAGGTCGAGAGCGAGGATTTCGAACTGCCGCTTCCCTGTGAGGCCATAGTCAAGGTCGGAAAGCGCCGGTTTATAAGGATACGGGGTTGATTTTTTTGTAACCCACCGGATACCGGCATGTCGGATAAAAGTGACCTTGAAGTAATAGACAGAGTGCTTGCGGGGGATATCGAGGCGTTTTCCGCGATCATCGAGAAATACCAGGACCGTATCTTTCGGTATGCGTACTCCCGGGTCTATAACTACGATGAAGCGCTCGATATCGCGCAAGAAGTCTTCCTGATGGCGATGGAGGCGCTGCGTTCGTTCCGGCGGGAGGCGAAGTTCTCCACATGGCTGTTCAGCATAATGGTGAACTACTGCAAGAACTACCGGAAAAAAAGGGACCGGTTCCCGCTGGTGGCCTTAAGCAGGTCCGAGGGGGGGGAAGAGTTCGAGATTCCCATCCCTGACGAGCGCCAGACTCCCGAGGACGACGTCATCACCGGGGACACGCTTCGCATAGTGAAAGAGGAGCTCTATGCGCTTCCCGACGATTACAAGGAGATACTCGTGCTCAGGGATATCGAGGGGCTTGCCTACGGCGATATAGCGAGGATACTGGGGATACATCTTTCAAACGTCAAGGTGCGAATCCACAGGGGAAGAGAACTCTTGAAAAAACGTCTCGCTGAGAGGGGACTCTTATGATGAAGGAACACATCACTTTTGGAATGCTGTCGGACCTGCACGACGAGATGATGAGCGCCGCCCGGAAAGAATCGGTCATGGACCATTTGAGCGGCTGTCCCGCGTGCGGCCGCGAATTCGAGCTGCTTGGCCGCATGGTCAGGATGGTCTCATGCCTTCGCGTGATCGGCATACGCTCCGGGAATGATTTTGCCCGCGCAACCATGTCCCGGGTTCTCCTCTGCGAAAGGAAACGGAAAAAGCACCTCTATTACAAGCGGGTGATTCCTTCAGCGGTGGCGGCGATGGTGATTTTTATGGTGGGCATCGACCAGTTTCAAAACGGTCCGTCAGGCGAGAGGCGGGGCGGCGCGAGGATCGCGACGAACGCCGGGAGCGGAGAGGTTTCGCGGGAGATCGGCAGCGCGTACGATATGCGAAGGACCATGTCGATTCTCAGAAAAAACCGTGCGCGGGTGACCATGGTAACCGACGGTTATATCGAAGCGGAGGCCCCTTCGCGCTCCGTCGATGATATTCAGCGCGAGTGTGACGGCTCCTACTCCACGGGCATGCACGGTTTCGCCACGGCGGTCGGCTATACTGAAGGCGGCATGCAGGACAGCCTGATCTTATCCTCGGGCTTTATGCACCAGAGGCCCGCGGACCAGTCCAGAACCGTTCGATTCAGGGTTCTGTTCAGATAAGGAGGCCGCGCATTCCGGTCGATTCCTCTTATTTAATTGCAATTTCCCGCGCGATCCATTAGAAATGTCCTTGTATCGCTTTACCGGTCCGCTCGCGCGGCTGTCCGCGGGGCCGGTTCCGGGCAAATCTGTCGAGCGGGGAAGGCTATGGTTACCATAAGTATTATTTTGTCGCTCGTGGCGTCCATCCTGCTGCCCTTCATGGCCCTGTTCGTGATGTACAAGGACTGGCGTGACCAGGTACACCGCTACTATGCGGTGTTGACACTTTCGGGTTTCGGAATCCTTTTCACCATGTTCATCACCTACGCGTTTCCGGACTCGCCCTTCCTTACCGAGATAAACAGAATCACCCAGGCGGCGACGGCCTTCACTTTCACCGCGCTCTTCGGCGTTTCGCTTGTTTTCCCGAAGGGGGACAAACGCTTCCCCTTCAAATACATCGTCTTGATATTCATTCCAACCGTCATCATCAGCGTGATCGCCAATTTCACCGACTGGAACATCAGCGCGGCATACTTTAAAGAAGGAAAGCTCGTCAGGGAGTTTAATTTCTTCTATACTTTTTATGCGCTGGCCGTTTTTATATATCTGCTCCTCGGAACCTCAAACTTTATAATTAAATACTTCAGGACGACCATTCGGATATTCAAGCTGCAGATGCGCTTTGTTTTCGTCGGAACGTCGATCGGGATAATGGCTGCCTCCGTCTGTTCGATCATCCTGCCGCGGTTTTTCAATTATCCGGACCTGTACGTGCTGGGGCCGGCGCTCGCCTCGTTCGTCGCATTCGGGTCGCTCTTCTATTCAATAATATCGTATAACGTTATGGACATCACCACCGCGGTACACAAGACGGTCACCTATACCGTAATTTCCATGGCGATCTTTATCCCTATATTCCTGATCCTCGGGGCCTGGGATTCGAACATCTGGTCGATCGGAGAGGCGCCGCTTTTTTTGATCGCGGGAGTGGTGGTTGCCGTCTTCCTTCTCTTTTCGGTCTACGTGCAGCCGGCGATCGACCACGCTTTCAAGCGGCGACAGTACGAGTTCGAATCGATAATCGATAGCTTCATCCGGGATGTCGGCGGCATGAAGGATTTTACGACCATAATCCAGCGTTCGGTGGATATCCTGCACGATTCGCTCTTTTTAAAAAGCACGTATTTCATTCTATTTAACAACGATTCGAAGCGGTATGAACTCGCCTATCAGAAAGGATTGGCGGTTGAGATGCCCCCGCTCGAGAGGGGCTCCCCGGTGGTCCGCTGGTTTATACGGAACCAGGAGGTGCTTCCCATAGACAGGATTTACACCGATGAAAAGAGCTTCGCCGAGATACGCGACGATTTTCTGCAGTTTTTCTCGGCAAGCGGCGTACGAATCGTCATTCCAATTTACCACGAGCGCAGGGTGCTGGGGCTACTCTGCCTGGGCGATAAGGACTCGCTGGCCTCGTACAAGCCCGACGAGATCGAAAAGCTCGATTACTTCCGCTCGGAAAGCAACACGCACATCTCCAATGCCCTGATATATGAGGAATCGAAACGCCAGCAGCTCATCAGCCGGACGATGGACCTCTCCTCGGACATACTCGCGAAGGCCGTCCCGTTGAATCTTCCCAATCTGATCGGCATCAAGTTCGGCGCGTTCGTTATCCCGCGCTACGGAGAGGGCATCGACTATTTCGATTTCATGCGGCCCGGCAGTCACGGTGTCGGCGTGGTCGCCACCGATATCGCGGGCGTGGGAATCAACAGCGCGCTCTATTCCGTGGTGCTGCGCTCGGCGTTCCAGTCGTGTATCGAGGAAGCCCCGTCGGCGTATTCGGTGATACAGAAGATGAACAACGCGGTCTACGAGTACGGCTCGGGGGAGAGCGGCCTGATTACGGCCTATTATATGTATTACGACCTGCGCTCGATGCGGCTCATTTATTCCAATGCGGGCTTTCCGCCGCTTGATCTCTACCGCATCGATAAAAACGATTTCGACGCGCTCGATACCGAGGGGATTCCGCTTGGTTACGATCCCAAAGCAAGCTACGGGATGGGGCGTACCAACCTGTTGCGCGGCGATATCGGTTTTATTTATTCCAGGGCCCTGGTGACATCGAAGAACCAGAAGGGGGAGCCCTTCGGAATCGGCAACCTCCGGACCATAATAAAGGAACACCGGTCGGAGCGGCCGGAGGAGATAACCTCTAGGATAAAGGACAGCTTCGTATCATTCCTGGGCCTGGCTTCTCCGGAATCGGACATCGTGGCCATTCTCTTCAAGATAGTATGAGTCCGGGACGGAGTTATCGTTCGTCTTCCATGCGGTGGAAGTGGCGGTAGATGGTTTCCGCCGTTTTCGCGCCGATTCCCGGTACAAGCGCGATTTCATCCATCGTCATCTCCGGGATCTTCGCCGGCTCGGGTACGTTCCTGAGCAATAGAGCCTTCTTTTTCGCGCCTATCCCCGGAATGGAATCCACCACCGAGGCGGTCATGGAGCGGTCACGCAACGAGCGGTGATAGCCTATGGCGAATCGGTGCGCCTCGTCGCGGGCCGCCTGCAGAATTTTAAGCGCGGCCGAGTTTTCGGCGAACCGAAGCGGCGCCGCTTTAGGGTCGTAGTACACCTCCTCGCGGCGCTTGGCAAGCGAGATGATCGCCACAGGCGCTCCCAGCGCGTCGCGCGCCTCCATGGCCCGGGAGAGCTGAGCGGTTCCGCCGTCGACGACCATCAGGTCGGGGAAGGGAATCCCCTCGTTCATCAGATGCTGGAGCCGCCTTCCCACAACCTCGTGTATCATGCCGGGATCGTTCGCCCCTTCGTGGTCGCGAATCCTGAACCGGCGGTAATTTTTTTTATCGGGGACGCCGTCGTGAAACTCGACCATCGAGGCGACGGCGTAATTACCCTGTATATTCGAGATATCGAAACAGTCGATGACCTCGGGGGGGGCGGAGAGGCCGAGCGCGTCGGCGAGTTCAGATAGTCCCCGCTCCTTGTCGGCGAACCTTTTGTGCGCTTCCCGGTCGGCTGCGACCAGATCGATGTTTTTCTGAACCATCTGGAGTATCCCCCGCTCGTCGGCCGTCCTGGGAGGCGATATGACCGTCTTTCGCGAAGCGAGCGAGGTGAGGTATTCGGCGACGGTGCTTCGATCTGCCATGTCGGATGAAACGACGATGCGCGGAGGAACCTCCGCGCCCCGGTAGTATTCGACCAGGAAGGCCTGAATTATTTCGCCCGGCATGGAATACCTGGCGTTTTCAAAGATGAAGATTTTTCTACCGACAAGCGCCCCGGACCGGAATTCGAAGAGGAGCACTATGGCCTCGTCGCCGCCTGATGCGAGCCCCACGAAATCCTGGTCGCCGCCGACGGGAG
The DNA window shown above is from Spirochaetota bacterium and carries:
- a CDS encoding IS630 family transposase — translated: MKNEDARTFSQDAQELLRKKAVKMIIRGEKRKEIAELLGVSTEALRKWFFAYKNKGITGLKKRKRGRRPGGKLNNKEVAIICKMIRDKDPDQLKLPFYLWTAEAVRDLIHRKYNVYYGIRQIQRYLKQWGFTPQKPKRVAYEQNSEEVKKWLTEIYPSIAKAAKREKARIYWGDEMGLRSDYQAGRSYAVKGQTPVINGTGKRFGCNMISAITNRGDIAFMIFKKKFTSRMFIRFLRGLVAGNKKTKIFLIIDSHPVHRSKVVMKWVEDNKKLIRVFFLPGYSPDLNPDEFLNHDVKANAVGRKRPGTQKKMMGNVRNHLNRCKRKPDRVKKFFNAKSVRYAA
- the tyrS gene encoding tyrosine--tRNA ligase; this translates as MINNDVELLMRGTEEIIPEDEFRRKLERSEREQKPLIVKTGFDPTAPDIHLGHTVLLRKMRHFQRMGHTVVFLIGDFTGMIGDPSGKSETRKRLTREEVLANAETYKRQVFKILDPAVTVVDFNSRWCQPMGFADVLDLTSRYNVARMLERDDFANRYKEGKPISILEFMYPLVQGYDSVALKADIELGGTDQKFNLLVGRDLQREYGQEPQVIMTLPLLVGLDGAQKMSKSLGNYIGINESPREIFGKAMSISDEIMFLYYRLVTDVPYADIDSMEKGMRDGSAHPRDIKVRLAREICAQFHDAGTAEKAEAEFNKIFVRKDLPDEIPEFAVPAEEAATGSIWMAKLLVLAGLAASNGEARRLIKGGGVYVDNQKVESEDFELPLPCEAIVKVGKRRFIRIRG
- a CDS encoding sigma-70 family RNA polymerase sigma factor, which produces MSDKSDLEVIDRVLAGDIEAFSAIIEKYQDRIFRYAYSRVYNYDEALDIAQEVFLMAMEALRSFRREAKFSTWLFSIMVNYCKNYRKKRDRFPLVALSRSEGGEEFEIPIPDERQTPEDDVITGDTLRIVKEELYALPDDYKEILVLRDIEGLAYGDIARILGIHLSNVKVRIHRGRELLKKRLAERGLL
- a CDS encoding zf-HC2 domain-containing protein codes for the protein MMKEHITFGMLSDLHDEMMSAARKESVMDHLSGCPACGREFELLGRMVRMVSCLRVIGIRSGNDFARATMSRVLLCERKRKKHLYYKRVIPSAVAAMVIFMVGIDQFQNGPSGERRGGARIATNAGSGEVSREIGSAYDMRRTMSILRKNRARVTMVTDGYIEAEAPSRSVDDIQRECDGSYSTGMHGFATAVGYTEGGMQDSLILSSGFMHQRPADQSRTVRFRVLFR
- a CDS encoding SpoIIE family protein phosphatase produces the protein MVTISIILSLVASILLPFMALFVMYKDWRDQVHRYYAVLTLSGFGILFTMFITYAFPDSPFLTEINRITQAATAFTFTALFGVSLVFPKGDKRFPFKYIVLIFIPTVIISVIANFTDWNISAAYFKEGKLVREFNFFYTFYALAVFIYLLLGTSNFIIKYFRTTIRIFKLQMRFVFVGTSIGIMAASVCSIILPRFFNYPDLYVLGPALASFVAFGSLFYSIISYNVMDITTAVHKTVTYTVISMAIFIPIFLILGAWDSNIWSIGEAPLFLIAGVVVAVFLLFSVYVQPAIDHAFKRRQYEFESIIDSFIRDVGGMKDFTTIIQRSVDILHDSLFLKSTYFILFNNDSKRYELAYQKGLAVEMPPLERGSPVVRWFIRNQEVLPIDRIYTDEKSFAEIRDDFLQFFSASGVRIVIPIYHERRVLGLLCLGDKDSLASYKPDEIEKLDYFRSESNTHISNALIYEESKRQQLISRTMDLSSDILAKAVPLNLPNLIGIKFGAFVIPRYGEGIDYFDFMRPGSHGVGVVATDIAGVGINSALYSVVLRSAFQSCIEEAPSAYSVIQKMNNAVYEYGSGESGLITAYYMYYDLRSMRLIYSNAGFPPLDLYRIDKNDFDALDTEGIPLGYDPKASYGMGRTNLLRGDIGFIYSRALVTSKNQKGEPFGIGNLRTIIKEHRSERPEEITSRIKDSFVSFLGLASPESDIVAILFKIV
- the uvrC gene encoding excinuclease ABC subunit UvrC is translated as MKQPETKLQLKLARFPLQPGVYLMKDDAGGIIYIGKAGSLRKRVSSYFRKADLDPKTRVLVRSVADMEYIITDSEVEALLLENTLIKRHKPKYNIRLKDDKKYPYIMVKLDEEFPRLVFTRRPAPDGNRYFGPYTDARAARQMITTINTAFKLKTCNRPLPLKEHERSCLNYQINRCHGICRGAMSAEEYSAIIGTAMRFLEGNIDPVIDDLNSIMDGYASRLEYEKAARMRDAIADIRKITSGQKVLAPVGGDQDFVGLASGGDEAIVLLFEFRSGALVGRKIFIFENARYSMPGEIIQAFLVEYYRGAEVPPRIVVSSDMADRSTVAEYLTSLASRKTVISPPRTADERGILQMVQKNIDLVAADREAHKRFADKERGLSELADALGLSAPPEVIDCFDISNIQGNYAVASMVEFHDGVPDKKNYRRFRIRDHEGANDPGMIHEVVGRRLQHLMNEGIPFPDLMVVDGGTAQLSRAMEARDALGAPVAIISLAKRREEVYYDPKAAPLRFAENSAALKILQAARDEAHRFAIGYHRSLRDRSMTASVVDSIPGIGAKKKALLLRNVPEPAKIPEMTMDEIALVPGIGAKTAETIYRHFHRMEDER